In the Anguilla anguilla isolate fAngAng1 chromosome 7, fAngAng1.pri, whole genome shotgun sequence genome, one interval contains:
- the LOC118231086 gene encoding serine/threonine-protein kinase 38-like yields the protein MAMTGGTAQSLPMSNHTRERVTVAKLTLENFYSTLLTQHEERETRQKKLEKVMDEEGLQDEEKIMRRSQHARKETEFLRLKRTRLGLDDFESLKVIGRGAFGEVRLVQKKDTGHIYAMKILRKADMLEKEQVAHIRAERDILVEADGAWVVKMFYSFQDKRNLYLIMEFLPGGDMMTLLMKKDTLSEEATQFYIAETVLAIDSIHQLGFIHRDIKPDNLLLDSRGHVKLSDFGLCTGLKKAHRTEFYRNLTHNPPSDFSFQNMNSKRKAETWKKNRRQLAYSTVGTPDYIAPEVFMQTGYNKLCDWWSLGVIMYEMLIGYPPFCSETPQETYRKVMNWKETLVFPPEVPISEKAKDLILRYCNDAENRIGAASVEEIKSHPFFEPVDWEHIRERPAAISIEIKSIDDTSNFDDFPESDILQPVTNVTEPDYKSKDWVFLNYTYKRFEGLTQRGTIPSYMKAGQA from the exons ATGGCCATGACAGGGGGGACAGCCCAGAGCCTCCCCATGAGCAACCACACCCGCGAGCGGGTGACCGTGGCCAAACTCACGCTGGAGAACTTCTACAGCACCCTGCTCACCCAGCACGAGGAGCGTGAGACGAG ACAGAAGAAACTGGAGAAGGTTATGGACGAGGAAGGGTTGCAGGATGAAGAG aagaTCATGCGGCGCTCGCAGCACGCTCGGAAGGAGACGGAGTTCCTGCGGCTGAAGAGGACGCGTCTGGGGCTGGACGACTTCGAGTCCCTGAAGGTCATCGGGAGAGGCGCGTTTGGAGAG GTGCGGCTGGTGCAGAAGAAGGACACGGGGCACATCTACGCTATGAAGATCCTGCGGAAAGCCGACATGCTGGAGAAGGAACAG GTGGCCCACATCCGGGCCGAGCGGGACATCCTGGTGGAGGCCGACGGGGCCTGGGTGGTGAAGATGTTCTACAGCTTCCAGGACAAGAGGAACCTCTACCTCATCATGGAGTTCCTTCCGGGGG GTGACATGATGACCCTTTTGATGAAGAAGGACACGCTGTCAGAGGAGGCCACCCAGTTCTACATAGCTGAAACGGTGCTCGCCATCGACTCCATCCACCAGCTGGGGTTCATCCACAGAGATATTAAACCGGACAACCTGCTGCTGGACTCCAGG GGTCATGTGAAGCTATCAGACTTTGGGCTGTGTACCGGACTGAAGAAAGCTCACCGGACCGAGTTCTACAGGAACCTCACACACAACCCTCCCAGCGACTTCT CCTTCCAGAACATGAACTCCAAGAGGAAAGCGGAGACGTGGAAGAAGAACCGGAGGCAGCTG GCCTACTCCACTGTGGGAACTCCAGATTACATCGCCCCAGAAGTGTTCATGCAGACGGGCTACAAcaagctctgtgattggtggtcCCTGGGTGTCATCATGTATGAAATGTTAATAG GTTACCCTCCATTCTGCTCGGAGACCCCCCAAGAGACCTACAGGAAGGTGATGAACTGGAAGGAGACTCTGGTCTTCCCCCCCGAGGTGCCCATCTCCGAGAAGGCCAAGGACCTGATTTTGAG GTACTGCAACGACGCAGAAAACCGTATCGGGGCCGCGAGCGTCGAGGAGATCAAGAGCCACCCGTTCTTTGAGCCGGTGGACTGGGAGCACATCAG GGAAAGACCAGCGGCCATCTCCATTGAAATAAAAAGTATCGACGACACGTCGAACTTTGACGATTTCCCCGAGTCTGACATTCTACAGCCTG TGACCAACGTGACGGAGCCGGACTACAAATCCAAGGACTGGGTCTTCCTGAACTACACTTACAAAAGGTTCGAAGGGCTGACTCAGAGGGGCACGATTCCGTCCTACATGAAGGCCGGGCAGGCGTGA
- the med21 gene encoding mediator of RNA polymerase II transcription subunit 21: protein MRSSIVQRVLVKLSLLRKMADRLTQLQDAVNSLADQFCNAIGVLQECAPPASFSNIQTAINRDQPSNPTEEYAQLFAALIARTAKDVDVLIDSLPSEESTAALQAASLRQLEEENHEAAARLEEVVYRGDLLLEKIQSALADIAQSQLRTRSGVPSQPALPDS from the exons ATGCGCAGTTCAATAGTACAACGCGTTCTTGTGAAGTTGTCTTTGCTTAGAAAAATGGCCGACAGATTAACGCAACTTCAAGATGCTGTTAATTCG CTGGCGGACCAGTTCTGCAATGCTATCGGGGTTTTGCAGGAGTGCGCTCCACCGGCGTCATTTAGCAACATTCAGACCGCGATCAATAGAGACCAGCCCTCCAATCCAACAGAAG AATACGCCCAACTGTTTGCGGCACTTATCGCGAGGACGGCCAAGGACGTGGACGTGCTGATCGATTCACTTCCCAGCGAGGAAtccactgcagctctgcag GCAGCCAGCCTgcggcagctggaggaggagaaccaCGAGGCGGCGGCGcggctggaggaggtggtgtaCCGTGGGGACCTCCTCCTGGAGAAGATTCAGAGCGCGCTAGCCGACATCGCTCAGTCCCAGTTGCGCACCAGGAGCGGGGTGCCCAGCCAGCCTGCACTTCCTGACTCCTGA